Proteins encoded in a region of the Ralstonia pseudosolanacearum genome:
- a CDS encoding TadE family protein has product MRPRSLPRFTRAQRGQAATEMVVATAFLLPLFLSIVYVARYIDIKQTTVQASRYVAFERAIDPSSKRKDSDLANEVRTRFFASGNRFNGNINSVAFVAGTPGTDEDNSFWSDQSGKRLLNSFTDVNVFTANRPAPGKISGIVSKSTAALFGLNTKGFVIGNVEATLQNVDGFDPLAAIDMRIGATTAILGDTWGANGAGQVRTRIRKTVPASYLGSALNTFAWFLTPFESAFSSYDFGCINPDVVPKDRLQPYQANGYCSD; this is encoded by the coding sequence ATGCGGCCTCGCTCCCTCCCGCGCTTCACCCGCGCCCAGCGCGGCCAGGCCGCCACCGAAATGGTGGTGGCAACCGCCTTCCTGCTGCCGCTGTTCTTGAGCATCGTGTACGTGGCGCGCTACATCGACATCAAGCAGACCACGGTGCAGGCTTCGCGCTATGTGGCCTTCGAGCGCGCCATTGACCCGAGCAGCAAGCGCAAGGACAGCGATCTGGCCAACGAGGTCCGCACGCGCTTCTTTGCCAGCGGCAACCGGTTCAACGGCAATATCAACAGTGTGGCGTTCGTGGCCGGTACACCCGGCACGGACGAGGACAACAGTTTCTGGTCCGACCAGTCCGGAAAGCGCTTGCTCAACAGCTTTACCGATGTGAACGTGTTCACGGCCAATCGGCCGGCGCCGGGCAAGATCTCGGGCATCGTCAGCAAGAGCACTGCGGCACTGTTTGGGTTGAATACCAAGGGTTTCGTGATCGGCAACGTCGAGGCGACGCTGCAGAACGTGGATGGATTCGACCCGCTGGCGGCCATCGACATGCGCATCGGCGCAACCACGGCCATCCTGGGGGATACCTGGGGCGCCAACGGCGCCGGTCAGGTCAGAACCCGCATTCGCAAGACCGTACCGGCCAGCTACCTTGGCTCGGCCCTCAACACGTTCGCCTGGTTCCTGACGCCGTTCGAATCCGCGTTTTCCAGCTACGACTTCGGGTGCATCAACCCCGATGTGGTACCCAAGGACCGCCTCCAGCCGTACCAGGCCAACGGCTATTGCTCGGATTGA
- the cpaB gene encoding Flp pilus assembly protein CpaB yields the protein MAIALRFNRNWVMLGVAVVLGLSATFLSNKLLRDRVASIEEEARRGRKMVSVVVAKKDLQRGDVLNASVLAVREVPADYVHSTAILPNQFSAVENQRLVTPLKRGETLLEAHTEGRGVQIFSGMLKVGSRALTFPVDEINSISGMLRPGDKIDLIVTLRDANPGAGSGGKDMTFPLLSNVVVLATGQQIGRGGRNDDAETAKQTFATVTLETTPEDANRIITAEATGKLTAVLRNPDDAQPNGVKPLTATDLMRGSARRNTVEMIVGGGGNSSLSVTQTQSLAKFE from the coding sequence ATGGCCATCGCACTTAGATTCAACCGTAACTGGGTCATGCTCGGCGTTGCCGTGGTGTTGGGCCTGTCTGCCACGTTCCTGAGCAACAAGCTGCTGCGCGATCGCGTGGCTTCCATTGAAGAAGAGGCGCGACGCGGCCGCAAAATGGTCAGCGTGGTGGTCGCCAAGAAGGACCTGCAGCGGGGCGACGTCCTGAATGCCAGCGTGCTGGCCGTGCGGGAGGTTCCGGCCGACTACGTGCACTCCACCGCCATCCTGCCCAACCAGTTCAGCGCGGTGGAGAACCAGCGGCTGGTCACCCCGCTCAAGCGCGGCGAGACCCTGCTGGAAGCCCACACCGAAGGCCGCGGCGTGCAAATCTTCTCCGGCATGCTGAAGGTCGGCTCGCGTGCATTGACCTTCCCGGTGGACGAGATCAACTCCATCTCGGGCATGCTGCGTCCGGGCGACAAGATCGACCTGATCGTCACGCTGCGCGACGCCAATCCCGGCGCGGGCAGCGGTGGCAAGGACATGACGTTCCCGCTGCTCTCGAACGTGGTGGTGCTGGCGACCGGTCAGCAGATCGGGCGGGGCGGTCGCAATGACGATGCCGAGACGGCCAAGCAGACCTTTGCAACGGTCACGCTGGAAACCACACCGGAAGATGCCAACCGCATCATCACGGCCGAAGCCACCGGCAAGCTCACCGCCGTGCTGCGCAATCCGGATGACGCCCAGCCCAATGGGGTCAAACCACTCACCGCGACAGACCTGATGCGCGGCTCGGCCCGTCGCAACACCGTCGAGATGATCGTGGGCGGCGGCGGCAACAGCTCGTTGTCCGTGACGCAGACCCAATCGCTGGCCAAATTCGAATAA